The nucleotide sequence GGCGCCATCGGCTTCATCGGTCTGGGCTACCTGGACGACTCCCTCAAGGGCGTCAAGATCGACGGTGTCACTCCCTCCGTGGAGACCGTCGTCGACGGCAGCTACCCCATCAGCCGTGACCTGAACCTCTACGTCCCCGCCGATCACCCCGAGCACGTCGCCGCTCTGCTCGAGTGGATCAAGAGCCCCGAGGGCCAGAAGATCGTCGAGGAAGAGGGCTTCGTTCCCCTGAACTAGTTTCCTCCCCGGAAGCTGGTTAAGCAGTAAATAACGTGGGCGGCGGTCGCTATCCGCCAACCGGAAGTGCCGCCGCCCCGTAAAACGAGCAAAAAGCAAATGGCCAAAGACAGCGAAAGCAGCATCAAAACCATCCTGACCGTCTTCGCCGTGCTGTCCCTGGTGTTCCTGGCCGGCATCATGGTCACCCTGATGAGCCAGGCCGTGCCTTTCTTCGGGGAGTACAACTTCGGCGAGTTCCTGACCGGGACCAAGTGGTACCCGACCCAGGAGACCCGCGACGAGGAGGGCGAGTGGCAGTACGATCCGGACTTCGGTCTGTTGCCGCTGCTGTGGTCGTCAATCTATGTCACAATCCTGGCCCTGGTCATCGCCGTACCGCTGTCGATCGGCTCGGCCATTTTCCTGGCGGAGATCGCCCCGCCCTGGCTGCGCGAGGTGGTCAAACCGATCATCGAGCTGCTGGCGGGGATCCCCAGCGTCGTCTTCGGCTTTGTCGGTATGGTGTTGATCGGGCCGTTCATTAAAGAGCTCTTCGACCTGCCCATCGGTCTTAACGCGCTCAACGCCGGTATCATCCTGGCCTTCATGGCCTATCCGACGATCACCAGCCTGGCCGAGGACGCCATCACCGCCGTGCCCAACGATATCCGCGAGGCCTCGCTGGCCATGGGCGCCAACCGTTGGGAGACGATGAGCCGGGTGGTCCTGCCGGCCGGCAAGTCCGGCATCTACTCCGCCATCATTCTGGGCTTCGGCCGCGTCGTCGGCGAGACGATGACCGTGCTGATGGTCGCCGGCGGCGGTACGGCCCTGACTCTGGACCCCCTGGTGCCGATGCGGCCGATGACGGCCACCATCGCCCTGGAGATGGGCGAGGCCGTCCAGGGCGGCACCCACTACCACGCCTTGTTCATGCTGGCCCTGATCCTTTTCGTCATCACCCTGGGCTTCAATATGCTGGCCGAACGCATCTCGCGCCGCAGCAGCCTGAAAGCCAAGTAAACCGCCATGAGCACCAAATCACGCAACGCGCGCGCCAAGGTCATGTTCTCGCTCTGCGGGGCCTCGATCTTCATCGTCTTCGGCATGCTGATGCTGATCCTGGGCTTCATCATCGCCAAGGGCGCCCAGGTCATCAGTTGGGAGTTCCTTACCGAGCTTCCCAGGAACTCCATGACCGAGGGCGGCATCTGGCCGGCGCTGATCGGCACCCTGCTGCTGTCCCTGGGGGCGATCATCTTCAGCCTGCCCCTGGGCGTGCTGGCCGCCATCTACCTCAACGAATACTCGCGCGAGGGCAAGCTGCGCCGCTGGATCCGCATCGGTGTCAACTCCCTGGCCGGGGTGCCCTCGGTGGTCTTCGGCCTGTTCGGCCTCTCCCTGTTCGTCAATATCCTCGACTTCGGCATGAGCCTGCTGGCCGGGGCCCTGACCCTGGGGCTGCTGGTGTTGCCGACGATCATCCGCGCCACCGAGGAAGCCCTCAAGACGATCCCGATGAGCTTCCGCGAAGCCTCCCTGGCCATGGGCGCTACGCGCTGGCAGACGACGCTGCGCGTGGTCCTGCCCGCCGCCGTCGGCCAGATCATGACCGGCGTCATCCTGGCCATCGGCCGCGCCGCCGGGGAGACCGCCCCGATCATGTTCACCGCCGCCGTATTCTATATGCGCAAGGTAGAAATCGGCTTGTTCAAGCCGGTCATGGCCCTGCCCTACCACATCTACGCCCTGATGACCGAAGGTACCCACCGCGTCGAGCAGACCGCCATGGCCTACGGCACGGCCGTGGTGCTGCTGATGCTGGTCCTGTTAATCAACGGCGTGGCCATCTGGCTGCGAATCCGCACGAGGAAGCAGAAGAAATGGTAGAGACCCCGACCGTCAAGAAGACCCATCAGTTGCTGCCGCCGGAGCAGCTCAAGCCCAAGTTCTACATCGAGAACCTCGACCTGTGGTTCAGCGACGCCCACATCCTCAAGGATATCACCTGCAACCTTCCCGAGAAGCACGTCACCGCGGTGATGGGTCCCTCGGGTTGCGGCAAGAGTACCTTCCTGCGGGTTCTCAACCGGATGCACGACCTCAATCCGGACTGCAAGATCACCGGTTCGGTCAAGCTGGAACAGACCAACATCTTCAGCCCCGAGGTCGACATCAACGACCTGCGCAAGGATGTCGGCATGGTCTTCCAGCGCCCCAACCCCTTCCCCAAGTCGATTTTCGAGAACGTGGCCTACGGGCTGCGCATCCACGGCGAGCGCAACCATAAGATCCTCGAGCAGCGCGTCGAGGACGCCCTGCGCGACGCCAACCTCTGGGACGAGGTCAAGGACAAGCTGCAGCAGTCGGCCTTCGAGCTCTCCGGTGGTCAGCAGCAGCGCCTGTGCATCGCCCGGGCCCTGGCCATCAAGCCCGACGTCCTGCTGCTCGACGAGCCGGCCAGCGCCCTGGACCCCATCTCGACGGCCCGCCTCGAGGAGCTGATCGAGGAGCTCGAGGGCCGCTACACCGTGGTCATCGTTACCCACAACCTGCAACAGGCCGCCCGCGTCTCCCAGTACACCGCCTTCCTGATGCTGGGCGAGCTGGTCGAGTTCGGCATCACCGACGAGATCTTCACCGCCCCCTCCGATGAGCGGACGGAGAACTACCTGCGCGGCATCTTCGGCTAGCCCCGCCCGCGCACCGAGTGGAAAAAAGAGGCGAAAACGGTTAAGATGTACGTGCTGGACTGATACATTGTTTCAACTGCAACCGACGGTCACCTTGGAGACAGCATGCTCGAGAAACGGATCCAGAACCTCGATGATCAGCTCAAGGAGATGGCCGGCCACGTCCGCCAGATGATCGAGAAGGCGGTCAAGGCCGTCAAGGACAAGGATCTCAAGCGCATCAGCGAGGTCAACGAGGCCGATGAGGTGCTGGCCAACCAGATGGAAACCTGGAACCTCGAGGAGGCCGTCCGCGTCATCGCCCTGTTCCAGCCCATGGGCGAGAACATCCGCCGCCTGATCACCATCGTGCTGACCAATCGCGACCTGGAGCGCATCGGTGACCACGCGACCAACATCGCCGGTCACGCCCGCTTCCTGGCCGAGAACGACCACGATCGTGTACCCACGGGCATCAACGCCATGGCCGAGATCGCCCTGCTGATGGTCGATCACAGCATCCAGGCCTACAAGTCCGGCGACGAGGAACTCGCCAAGCGGGTCATCTACCGCGACAATGAGCTCAACCGGCTGACCAAGCACACCATCGGCCACCTGCTCAAGGAGCTGGCCACCAACTGCGACGATCCCGAGTGCGATGAGGTGCTGGAGACCGAGATCCTCTGGCGCCAGGCGATGATCTGCCGCAACCTCGAGCGGGTCGGCGACCACGCCACCAACATCGCCGAGAGCGTCCTCTTCGTCGTCGAGAGCCACCTGCACCTGCATCACAAGCGGGAGATCGCCGAGGAGATCCGCCGCCTCGACGGCAAGACGGACGCCGGCGGAAACGACGAACCCGTCGAAGAGGACTAGGTGGCCTGACCCGCTCCACCGACTCCGCGGCGAGGTTGAACCGCCGGTTAGACACAGAT is from Candidatus Coatesbacteria bacterium and encodes:
- the pstA gene encoding phosphate ABC transporter permease PstA, yielding MSTKSRNARAKVMFSLCGASIFIVFGMLMLILGFIIAKGAQVISWEFLTELPRNSMTEGGIWPALIGTLLLSLGAIIFSLPLGVLAAIYLNEYSREGKLRRWIRIGVNSLAGVPSVVFGLFGLSLFVNILDFGMSLLAGALTLGLLVLPTIIRATEEALKTIPMSFREASLAMGATRWQTTLRVVLPAAVGQIMTGVILAIGRAAGETAPIMFTAAVFYMRKVEIGLFKPVMALPYHIYALMTEGTHRVEQTAMAYGTAVVLLMLVLLINGVAIWLRIRTRKQKKW
- the pstB gene encoding phosphate ABC transporter ATP-binding protein, yielding MVETPTVKKTHQLLPPEQLKPKFYIENLDLWFSDAHILKDITCNLPEKHVTAVMGPSGCGKSTFLRVLNRMHDLNPDCKITGSVKLEQTNIFSPEVDINDLRKDVGMVFQRPNPFPKSIFENVAYGLRIHGERNHKILEQRVEDALRDANLWDEVKDKLQQSAFELSGGQQQRLCIARALAIKPDVLLLDEPASALDPISTARLEELIEELEGRYTVVIVTHNLQQAARVSQYTAFLMLGELVEFGITDEIFTAPSDERTENYLRGIFG
- the pstC gene encoding phosphate ABC transporter permease subunit PstC, with amino-acid sequence MAKDSESSIKTILTVFAVLSLVFLAGIMVTLMSQAVPFFGEYNFGEFLTGTKWYPTQETRDEEGEWQYDPDFGLLPLLWSSIYVTILALVIAVPLSIGSAIFLAEIAPPWLREVVKPIIELLAGIPSVVFGFVGMVLIGPFIKELFDLPIGLNALNAGIILAFMAYPTITSLAEDAITAVPNDIREASLAMGANRWETMSRVVLPAGKSGIYSAIILGFGRVVGETMTVLMVAGGGTALTLDPLVPMRPMTATIALEMGEAVQGGTHYHALFMLALILFVITLGFNMLAERISRRSSLKAK
- the phoU gene encoding phosphate signaling complex protein PhoU, which codes for MLEKRIQNLDDQLKEMAGHVRQMIEKAVKAVKDKDLKRISEVNEADEVLANQMETWNLEEAVRVIALFQPMGENIRRLITIVLTNRDLERIGDHATNIAGHARFLAENDHDRVPTGINAMAEIALLMVDHSIQAYKSGDEELAKRVIYRDNELNRLTKHTIGHLLKELATNCDDPECDEVLETEILWRQAMICRNLERVGDHATNIAESVLFVVESHLHLHHKREIAEEIRRLDGKTDAGGNDEPVEED